One genomic window of Bacteroides sp. includes the following:
- the mutL gene encoding DNA mismatch repair endonuclease MutL, translating to MSDVIKLLPDSVANQIAAGEVIQRPASAVKELLENAIDSGATQIKLIVKDAGRTLIQVVDNGKGMSETDARMCFERHSTSKINQASDLFSIRTMGFRGEALASIAAIARVELKTRPEGASLGIEVIIEGSVTESQQPCQSPSGTSIAVKNLFFNTPARRNFLKSDAIEKGHIFNELVRVALAYPEVAFMYYQNGQLTHQFEKSNLKQRIVNLFGNNYNQRLVPVEEKTEIVSINGFVLKPEYSKKKRGEQFFFVNNRFIRSPYLNHAIDQAFQELIPEDLFPSFFLFLETDPGQIDVNVHPTKTEIKFQDERYIYQILKSAVKRALGRYNITPTLDFERETAFDDVHIRKDQPVRPPTITINPDFNPFETSSGGPRPSRDLTGRINPSQWEKLFPGDDDVPNVERPVLPAAGTPKQTTLTPDWEEPVVEAGPKKPMHLHQRFILAPVKSGLMVIDHQRAHERILFERFLKASQERKVGSQSLLFPENISLSEQDAELLKEMLAEVRALGFAIDHMGKTGFVISGVPGEIKENEYLQGLIEGILENFRMNKVELKLDVHNNLARSLARRLSLKHGKPMNDEEMLALTDALFACEMPYQSPAGKPTLTIIPLSDLADRFK from the coding sequence ATGTCTGATGTAATCAAACTCCTCCCCGATTCGGTGGCAAACCAGATTGCGGCAGGTGAGGTCATCCAACGGCCTGCATCCGCCGTCAAGGAATTGCTGGAGAATGCTATTGATTCAGGGGCAACACAAATAAAACTCATCGTAAAAGATGCTGGCCGGACGTTGATCCAGGTTGTGGACAACGGGAAAGGAATGAGCGAGACGGATGCCCGGATGTGCTTTGAGCGGCATTCCACTTCAAAGATCAATCAAGCCAGTGACCTGTTCTCGATCCGTACGATGGGTTTCCGGGGAGAGGCGCTGGCATCGATTGCTGCCATAGCCCGGGTGGAGCTTAAGACCCGCCCGGAAGGTGCTTCTTTAGGCATAGAAGTCATTATTGAAGGCTCCGTCACCGAGTCACAACAGCCCTGTCAAAGCCCTTCAGGAACCAGTATTGCCGTAAAAAACCTGTTTTTTAATACCCCCGCCAGGCGAAACTTCCTGAAATCGGATGCCATTGAAAAGGGCCATATTTTTAATGAGCTGGTCCGGGTTGCCCTTGCATACCCTGAAGTGGCCTTTATGTATTATCAGAACGGTCAGCTTACCCACCAGTTTGAAAAGTCAAACCTGAAGCAACGCATCGTCAACCTGTTTGGAAACAATTATAATCAAAGGCTTGTCCCTGTAGAGGAAAAAACAGAGATCGTTTCCATTAACGGGTTTGTGCTGAAACCTGAATATTCTAAAAAGAAACGCGGCGAGCAATTTTTCTTCGTGAATAACCGCTTCATCCGTTCACCATACCTGAATCACGCCATTGATCAGGCTTTTCAGGAACTGATCCCTGAAGACCTTTTTCCGAGCTTCTTTTTGTTTTTGGAGACAGATCCAGGGCAAATCGACGTGAATGTCCATCCCACAAAGACCGAAATCAAATTTCAGGACGAACGCTACATTTACCAGATTCTGAAGTCTGCGGTGAAGCGGGCGCTTGGACGTTATAATATTACCCCTACCCTTGATTTTGAGCGGGAGACGGCCTTTGATGATGTGCATATCAGGAAGGATCAGCCGGTGCGCCCTCCCACGATAACGATTAACCCAGACTTCAATCCATTTGAGACTTCCTCTGGCGGTCCCCGCCCTTCCCGCGATTTAACCGGACGCATAAACCCCTCTCAGTGGGAAAAGTTATTTCCGGGTGATGATGATGTTCCGAATGTGGAACGTCCAGTTCTTCCTGCGGCCGGAACCCCTAAGCAGACTACCCTGACGCCCGACTGGGAGGAACCTGTTGTGGAGGCTGGCCCAAAAAAACCTATGCATCTTCACCAGCGTTTTATCCTGGCTCCGGTGAAGTCGGGCCTAATGGTCATTGACCATCAGCGTGCGCATGAGCGAATCCTGTTTGAACGCTTTCTGAAGGCCTCGCAGGAGCGTAAGGTAGGATCGCAAAGCCTGCTTTTCCCAGAAAACATAAGCCTGAGCGAGCAGGATGCTGAGTTGCTTAAAGAGATGCTTGCAGAGGTCCGAGCGTTGGGTTTTGCCATCGACCATATGGGAAAAACAGGGTTTGTGATCAGCGGAGTGCCCGGCGAGATCAAGGAAAACGAATACCTTCAGGGACTGATTGAGGGGATTCTGGAAAACTTCCGGATGAACAAGGTGGAGTTAAAGCTTGATGTGCACAACAACCTGGCACGATCGCTTGCCAGGCGTCTGTCCCTGAAGCACGGAAAACCTATGAATGACGAGGAAATGCTGGCCCTAACCGACGCCTTGTTTGCCTGTGAGATGCCCTATCAGTCACCTGCTGGAAAGCCTACGCTAACAATCATTCCTTTGTCTGATCTTGCGGATAGATTCAAATAA
- a CDS encoding PAS domain-containing protein, which produces MILQEPFNLFISLITGHIKLPSIEDGQNFMILVLLVMLTINTGLLFVFVHLRNREKKKYLSLLERYLGEMERINGTLRESEQKCQQLMDHLDEGFLQVNEKGFILFANLRAAMIIGLPIEKILHQPIPSWLISGNQHPLTLKGSIRKGLKFVDQVQAVRGNKIHWYRLKCHYQATQKGEPGAAIILSDMTEKLAIEEKLQQLTVDTNGLNRQINCLFDISDISGVPNITYNEIFERSLEIIPNGLKFSHDCWVEIVFESKRFVSKNFRETPWNFTAPIKIRKKKLGHVRVGYLEEKPKSSRDAFHMNEKLLIKNIAEKLGQVIELMNIESQLKECQEQNSVSARSRKKDSF; this is translated from the coding sequence ATGATCCTTCAAGAACCCTTTAATTTATTTATATCGTTGATTACCGGTCACATCAAGCTCCCTTCCATTGAGGATGGTCAGAATTTTATGATCCTTGTCCTGCTTGTCATGCTTACAATTAATACTGGCCTTTTGTTTGTCTTTGTCCATCTGCGTAACCGTGAGAAGAAAAAGTATCTCAGCCTTCTGGAAAGGTATCTGGGTGAAATGGAGAGGATCAATGGTACGCTTCGTGAAAGCGAGCAAAAATGCCAGCAACTGATGGACCATTTGGATGAAGGATTCCTTCAAGTGAATGAGAAAGGATTTATATTGTTTGCCAATTTGAGGGCAGCTATGATAATTGGGTTGCCAATAGAAAAAATCCTTCACCAGCCAATACCCTCCTGGCTAATATCAGGCAATCAGCATCCCCTTACTTTAAAGGGCAGCATTCGAAAAGGGCTGAAGTTTGTTGATCAGGTCCAGGCCGTGCGTGGCAATAAAATACATTGGTACAGGTTGAAGTGTCATTACCAGGCCACGCAGAAAGGGGAGCCTGGGGCTGCCATTATCCTATCTGATATGACTGAAAAGCTGGCTATAGAAGAAAAATTGCAGCAGCTTACGGTTGACACCAACGGGTTAAATCGCCAGATCAATTGCCTGTTTGATATATCGGATATCAGTGGAGTACCAAATATTACGTATAACGAAATATTTGAACGTTCGCTTGAGATTATTCCCAATGGACTTAAGTTTTCCCACGATTGTTGGGTAGAGATCGTTTTTGAGTCGAAAAGATTCGTTTCCAAAAACTTCCGGGAGACTCCGTGGAATTTCACCGCTCCCATAAAAATTCGGAAAAAGAAATTGGGTCATGTAAGGGTTGGTTATCTGGAAGAGAAACCCAAAAGTTCCCGTGACGCTTTTCATATGAATGAAAAACTCCTGATCAAAAACATTGCTGAAAAGCTAGGGCAAGTGATTGAATTGATGAATATAGAAAGTCAGCTTAAGGAATGCCAGGAACAAAATTCTGTTTCTGCCCGCAGCCGAAAGAAAGATTCATTTTGA
- a CDS encoding aminotransferase class I/II-fold pyridoxal phosphate-dependent enzyme yields MDVFNKATANLGPIGQYAKSVHGYWTFPKLDGEISTRMKFRGKEKLIWSLNNYLGLANHPEVRKADAESAAEYGLALPMGARMMSGQSDKHEQLERELAAFVGKEAAYLLNYGYQGMVSIIEAMVDRHDVIVYDFESHACIIDGVRLHFGKRFVYPHNNMENLRKQLERATKITKETGGGILVITEGVFGMSGDLGKLDEIVAMKKDFEFRLLVDDAHGIGTMGPTGAGTGEYLGVQDGVDIYFGTFAKSFASIGAFVASTKEVVFYLAYNMRSQIFAKSLPMPLVIGGLKRLELIRNHPEYREKLWTISNALQKGLKERGFNIGNTQSPVTPVFLSGDPTEGANLAFDLRENFNIFCSVVGYPVVPKGVIIIRIIPTAVHTLEDVEYTLEAFTEIKANLDSGKYGTGQFANIQQ; encoded by the coding sequence GTGGACGTTTTTAATAAGGCAACTGCCAATTTGGGGCCCATTGGGCAATATGCAAAGAGTGTACACGGGTATTGGACTTTCCCGAAACTTGATGGTGAGATTTCCACCAGGATGAAATTCAGGGGAAAAGAGAAGCTGATCTGGAGTTTAAATAATTACCTTGGACTGGCGAATCATCCGGAGGTAAGGAAGGCTGATGCCGAGTCTGCCGCCGAATATGGGTTGGCCCTGCCGATGGGCGCCCGGATGATGTCGGGTCAATCCGACAAGCACGAACAACTGGAAAGAGAACTTGCTGCCTTTGTTGGAAAAGAAGCTGCCTACCTGTTGAATTACGGCTACCAGGGTATGGTATCCATTATTGAAGCCATGGTAGATCGCCATGATGTGATTGTATACGATTTCGAATCTCACGCCTGCATCATTGATGGGGTGCGCCTCCATTTCGGTAAACGCTTTGTTTACCCCCACAATAATATGGAGAACCTACGCAAGCAGCTTGAACGTGCTACCAAAATTACCAAGGAAACCGGGGGGGGTATCCTGGTCATCACCGAAGGAGTTTTTGGTATGTCGGGCGATCTGGGGAAACTTGATGAGATCGTTGCTATGAAGAAGGACTTCGAGTTCCGCCTCCTGGTTGATGATGCACATGGCATTGGAACCATGGGGCCAACTGGTGCTGGTACTGGCGAGTATCTTGGGGTTCAGGATGGCGTGGATATTTACTTCGGAACTTTTGCAAAATCCTTTGCTTCAATTGGTGCTTTTGTTGCATCCACTAAAGAGGTCGTCTTTTATCTGGCTTACAATATGCGCAGCCAGATCTTTGCAAAGTCCCTGCCCATGCCATTGGTCATTGGAGGCTTGAAAAGGCTTGAATTGATCAGAAACCATCCTGAATATCGTGAGAAACTCTGGACTATTTCCAATGCCCTTCAAAAAGGCTTAAAAGAGCGCGGATTTAATATTGGAAATACCCAATCACCGGTTACGCCGGTATTTCTCAGCGGTGACCCCACTGAAGGTGCTAATCTGGCTTTTGACCTAAGGGAAAACTTCAATATTTTCTGTTCTGTTGTGGGCTATCCGGTGGTACCTAAGGGGGTTATTATCATAAGGATTATTCCTACGGCTGTTCATACCCTTGAAGATGTGGAATATACCCTTGAGGCCTTCACCGAGATCAAGGCTAATCTTGATTCAGGAAAATACGGAACAGGACAGTTTGCAAATATTCAGCAATAA
- a CDS encoding rhomboid family intramembrane serine protease, with product MFKELKQFFLKGSILARLIMINLGVFILVNFVRLIFFLWNVQGAGEVMTNWLGISSNPVVILTRPWSALTYMFLHFDFFHLIFNMIMLYVGGRLFSDFIGAGRLTATYILGGLWGALFFILAFNLFPVFNDVRSVGVALGASASVLAIFIAISVYMPDFELPLLLVGRIKLKYIALVFVLIDILSIERGNPGGHIAHLGGAFWGFVYAKMRLSGKDPARGISNWFKSVGSMFSRKPRMRVNHSQGRPLSDEEYNDKRADRQKEIDRILDKISQSGYESLSSKEKELLFKMGDKE from the coding sequence ATGTTTAAAGAATTAAAGCAGTTTTTTCTGAAAGGCTCGATATTGGCCAGGCTGATCATGATTAACCTGGGGGTTTTCATACTGGTCAATTTTGTGCGTCTGATCTTTTTCCTCTGGAATGTTCAGGGAGCCGGGGAAGTGATGACGAACTGGCTTGGGATCTCTTCAAACCCAGTGGTGATTTTAACCAGGCCTTGGTCGGCGCTGACCTATATGTTTCTGCACTTTGACTTTTTCCACCTGATCTTTAATATGATCATGCTGTATGTCGGGGGCAGGCTTTTCAGCGATTTTATCGGGGCTGGAAGGTTGACAGCCACTTATATTCTCGGTGGGCTTTGGGGTGCATTGTTTTTTATTTTGGCCTTTAACCTGTTTCCGGTTTTCAATGATGTCAGGTCTGTTGGTGTTGCCTTGGGTGCTTCGGCATCGGTATTAGCGATTTTTATTGCCATTTCGGTTTATATGCCTGACTTTGAACTACCTTTACTATTGGTGGGGCGGATCAAATTGAAATATATTGCCCTGGTATTCGTTTTGATAGATATTTTAAGCATCGAACGGGGTAATCCCGGTGGTCATATCGCTCATCTCGGCGGTGCTTTCTGGGGCTTTGTATATGCCAAAATGCGGCTTTCAGGGAAAGATCCTGCCCGTGGGATCAGCAATTGGTTCAAATCGGTGGGTTCAATGTTCTCAAGAAAGCCCAGAATGAGGGTAAATCATAGCCAAGGAAGGCCCCTGAGCGATGAAGAATACAATGATAAGCGTGCGGACAGGCAGAAAGAGATCGACCGGATACTCGATAAAATCTCACAGAGCGGTTACGAAAGCCTGAGTAGCAAGGAAAAGGAATTGTTGTTTAAAATGGGTGACAAGGAATAA
- a CDS encoding peptidoglycan DD-metalloendopeptidase family protein produces MNAKARFLHPLFEPDLHPGNTFRLDFSKDNKDLLSIDFDNTLQLDEYIFSQVKGSGKQYGYGGYMENRQVYQRSTLFAKDRGESRSIHLGVDIWAPAGQDIFSPLDSKIHSMQNNAKYGDYGPTIILEHQLDGFIFFTLYGHLSLESLMGLHPGDRIGPGTPFCQVGNFPVNGDWPSHLHFQVITDMMGNWGDFPGVCLASEKEYYNQICPDPIVFFRELPS; encoded by the coding sequence ATGAACGCGAAAGCTCGTTTCCTTCATCCTCTTTTTGAACCCGATCTTCATCCGGGAAATACGTTCAGGCTTGATTTTTCAAAGGACAACAAAGATCTGCTTTCTATTGATTTTGACAATACCCTTCAACTTGATGAATATATCTTTTCACAGGTTAAAGGCAGTGGTAAACAATATGGCTACGGCGGATACATGGAAAACCGCCAGGTTTACCAGCGCAGTACCTTGTTTGCAAAGGACCGTGGTGAGTCCAGGAGTATTCATCTGGGTGTGGATATCTGGGCACCTGCCGGGCAAGACATTTTTTCGCCGCTTGATTCAAAGATTCACAGCATGCAGAACAACGCAAAATATGGAGATTACGGACCAACGATTATTCTTGAACATCAACTTGATGGCTTTATTTTCTTCACTCTTTACGGGCATTTGTCGCTAGAATCTTTAATGGGTTTGCATCCTGGCGACCGTATTGGACCCGGAACCCCATTCTGTCAGGTGGGTAATTTCCCGGTCAATGGCGACTGGCCGTCCCATTTGCACTTCCAGGTCATTACAGATATGATGGGTAATTGGGGCGATTTTCCCGGAGTTTGCCTGGCTTCCGAAAAAGAATATTATAATCAAATTTGCCCTGATCCCATTGTTTTTTTCAGGGAGCTTCCATCTTAA
- a CDS encoding endonuclease/exonuclease/phosphatase family protein, with amino-acid sequence MTGKRKKSLSFTGKAFLMINAGVALLLLLSYLAAYISPAQFWPMAFLGLAYPLLLFANLFFIVFWLIFRKKYLLLSLVVVLLGLGHIRNYFQWNEIHKSLPEEGVNLKVLSYNVRNFDLYNYGPGWTLNFTNRNNIYHYLEQEDFDIICFQEFVHDRKGQFKTLDTLSTFLRARYSHFEYTRSSKDVNFFGLATFSAYPIVHKGKIIFRTGAGNLCIYTDLLIGTDTVRVYNLHFESIGLSEEDHMFVENMINIAQGSKEEQTFKEQGRRIIGRLKRAFISRVPQAEVVAAHISECPYPVILAGDFNDTPASYVYRLLSRNLHDAFRSGRGWGSTYTRSIPGFRIDYILYSSHFKPYNYLRGDSKFSDHFPLSVVLNLPNATTGR; translated from the coding sequence ATGACAGGTAAACGAAAAAAAAGTCTGTCTTTTACCGGGAAGGCATTTCTGATGATCAACGCAGGGGTTGCGTTGCTTTTACTACTTTCCTACCTTGCGGCCTACATCAGCCCTGCCCAATTCTGGCCAATGGCTTTTCTTGGTCTGGCTTATCCCCTTCTGCTTTTTGCAAACCTGTTTTTTATTGTTTTCTGGCTTATTTTCCGGAAGAAGTATTTGTTGCTTTCGCTGGTGGTTGTTCTGTTGGGTCTCGGGCATATTAGGAATTATTTCCAGTGGAATGAAATCCACAAATCATTGCCTGAGGAGGGTGTTAACCTGAAGGTTTTAAGTTATAATGTTCGCAATTTCGATTTATATAATTACGGACCTGGCTGGACACTGAATTTCACCAACCGTAATAATATTTACCATTATCTGGAGCAGGAGGATTTTGATATCATTTGTTTTCAGGAGTTTGTACATGACCGCAAGGGTCAGTTTAAGACCCTGGACACCTTATCCACCTTTCTGCGTGCCAGGTATAGTCATTTTGAGTATACCCGATCATCCAAGGATGTGAATTTTTTTGGATTGGCTACCTTTAGCGCTTACCCCATCGTGCATAAAGGCAAGATCATTTTTCGAACTGGGGCAGGCAACCTTTGCATCTACACCGATCTTTTGATTGGCACTGACACCGTAAGGGTTTATAACCTTCATTTCGAATCCATTGGGTTAAGTGAGGAAGATCACATGTTTGTAGAAAATATGATCAACATAGCACAGGGTAGCAAAGAGGAGCAAACTTTCAAGGAACAGGGTCGAAGAATCATTGGCCGTCTGAAAAGGGCCTTTATAAGTAGGGTGCCTCAGGCAGAAGTAGTGGCAGCACACATCAGCGAATGCCCTTACCCGGTAATCCTGGCAGGGGATTTTAACGATACTCCTGCCTCCTATGTTTATCGGCTGCTGTCGCGCAATCTACATGATGCTTTCCGCAGTGGCCGTGGTTGGGGCAGTACCTATACCCGAAGCATCCCTGGCTTCCGGATCGATTATATCCTGTATAGCTCTCATTTTAAGCCATACAATTATCTTAGGGGGGATTCGAAGTTCTCCGATCATTTTCCGTTAAGTGTAGTGCTGAACCTGCCGAATGCAACAACTGGCAGGTAA
- a CDS encoding DUF6580 family putative transport protein, whose translation MNLKFLTPKVLIVSGIILFAAIMRLVPHYPNFTPVAALALFGGAHLGKRWLAFMVPLAALFLSDLFLGFHGFMVPVYLSFAMVVLLGTLMHKNIRLVNVFGGALVAAVLFFLITNFAVWIGSPFYPQNFAGLMQSYIAAIPFFHTTVLGDLFYSGVFFGGYYLVEQYYPSLKQA comes from the coding sequence ATGAACTTAAAATTTCTTACTCCCAAAGTATTGATAGTGAGCGGCATTATTTTGTTTGCAGCCATTATGCGGTTAGTGCCCCATTACCCGAATTTTACACCGGTTGCAGCCCTTGCGCTCTTTGGTGGTGCCCATCTGGGTAAACGCTGGCTCGCTTTTATGGTTCCGCTAGCTGCCCTGTTTCTGAGCGATCTGTTCCTGGGCTTTCACGGCTTTATGGTGCCTGTTTATTTAAGTTTTGCAATGGTAGTTCTGCTGGGCACACTGATGCATAAGAATATCCGGCTTGTTAACGTTTTCGGCGGCGCTCTTGTAGCAGCTGTCCTTTTCTTTCTGATCACCAATTTCGCAGTGTGGATCGGTAGTCCATTTTACCCTCAGAATTTTGCAGGACTGATGCAGAGTTATATAGCTGCCATTCCATTTTTCCATACCACTGTCCTGGGTGACCTGTTCTACAGTGGGGTGTTCTTTGGCGGGTATTACCTGGTTGAACAATATTATCCTTCACTGAAACAAGCATAA
- a CDS encoding rhomboid family intramembrane serine protease, whose product MRLASGGFNMLPPAVKNLLIINGLFFLATIALDTTFNIDLYRIFGLHFFGATNFNPYQLVTYMFMHGNFTHLFFNMFALWMFGNLLENVWGSKRFIIYYFVTGFGAALIHYLVVYFQMLPTLQAIDQFLQNPSNEGVLAFVNSEHLKVVSYDIQANFEAFRQEYNTLMNTNPQEALVRAVNFMNQYRVDFLNAPVVVGASGAVFGILLAFGMLFPNSLIYVFFAIPIKAKYFVMIYGALELFFGISGRGGDNVAHFAHLGGMIFGYLLIRYWRKKRKDRFY is encoded by the coding sequence ATGCGATTAGCTTCCGGAGGCTTTAACATGCTCCCCCCTGCCGTCAAGAACCTGCTGATCATTAACGGTTTGTTCTTTCTGGCAACCATCGCCCTCGATACTACATTCAACATTGATCTTTACCGGATCTTTGGTTTACATTTTTTCGGGGCAACAAATTTTAACCCATACCAATTGGTGACCTACATGTTTATGCATGGGAATTTCACCCACCTGTTCTTTAATATGTTTGCCCTGTGGATGTTTGGTAATCTGCTTGAAAATGTTTGGGGTTCGAAACGCTTTATCATTTATTACTTTGTGACTGGGTTTGGGGCTGCCCTGATTCATTACCTGGTGGTTTACTTTCAGATGCTCCCTACCCTTCAGGCCATTGACCAGTTTTTGCAGAACCCCAGCAATGAAGGGGTTCTTGCCTTTGTCAATTCTGAACATTTAAAGGTGGTTAGTTATGATATACAGGCCAATTTTGAGGCTTTCAGGCAGGAATACAACACCCTGATGAACACTAACCCACAGGAGGCCCTTGTCAGGGCAGTAAATTTCATGAACCAGTACCGGGTTGATTTTCTGAATGCACCAGTGGTGGTGGGCGCTTCGGGTGCAGTTTTCGGGATTCTGCTGGCCTTTGGAATGTTGTTTCCGAACTCGTTGATTTATGTGTTTTTTGCCATTCCCATTAAGGCTAAATATTTCGTCATGATCTACGGTGCGCTGGAATTGTTTTTTGGCATCTCGGGACGTGGCGGGGACAATGTGGCTCATTTTGCCCATCTTGGGGGCATGATTTTTGGTTATCTTCTGATCCGTTATTGGCGAAAGAAAAGGAAGGACAGGTTTTATTAA
- the uvrB gene encoding excinuclease ABC subunit UvrB, with protein sequence MAFKLVSDFQPTGDQPEAIAQLVEGLQAEIPAQTLLGVTGSGKTFTIANVVEQVQRPTLVLSHNKTLAAQLYGEFKQFFPGNAVEYFVSYYDYYQPEAYIPTTNTYIEKDLSINDEIEKLRLSASSALLSGRRDVIVVSSVSCIYGIGNPEDFNENIVRISKGDVISRNKLLHQLVTSLYSRTQADFNRGNFRVQGDTVDVFPAYADVAYRIIFWGDEIETLETIDPTNGKKIGEMEHMAIYPANIFVTSKDRMESAIRQIQDDLVKQTNFFRDQGRELEAKRLEDRVNYDLEMIRELGYCPGIENYSRYFDGRKTGARPFCLLDYFPPDFLMVIDESHVTIPQVRAMYGGDFSRKQNLVEYGFRLPAALDNRPLKFDEFEEIMHQVIFVSATPAEYELQKSEGVVVEQLIRPTGLLEPVIEVRPSLNQIDDLLEEISLRSDKDERVLVTTLTKRMAEELTKYLTRAGISARYIHSDVDTLERVEILRDLRLGNFDVLIGVNLLREGLDLPEVSLVAILDADKEGFLRSERSLIQTSGRAARNINSKVIMYADKITRSMRITIDETDRKREKQLKYNQENDITPAQIRRSVESIHGQTSVAGIGKNVQKAYIEKETTDIAADPVVRFMSKEQLQKAMIRTRKEMEKAAKALDFIEAAKFRDELLSLEKLMNEKFY encoded by the coding sequence ATGGCGTTTAAACTGGTTTCCGATTTTCAGCCTACGGGTGATCAGCCTGAAGCGATTGCACAGCTGGTAGAAGGCCTTCAGGCGGAGATCCCTGCGCAAACCCTGTTGGGGGTGACCGGGTCTGGAAAAACCTTTACCATCGCCAATGTGGTGGAGCAGGTTCAGCGTCCCACGCTGGTACTCAGCCACAATAAGACCCTTGCTGCTCAGTTATACGGGGAGTTTAAGCAATTTTTCCCGGGAAATGCCGTGGAATATTTTGTCTCTTATTATGATTATTACCAGCCTGAGGCCTACATTCCCACTACAAATACCTATATTGAGAAGGACCTGTCTATCAACGATGAGATTGAGAAGCTGCGCTTAAGTGCTTCGAGTGCCTTGCTTTCAGGTCGTCGGGATGTGATTGTTGTCAGCTCGGTTTCGTGTATTTATGGTATTGGAAACCCGGAGGATTTTAATGAGAACATTGTACGCATCTCAAAAGGAGACGTAATAAGCCGGAACAAATTGTTGCATCAGTTGGTTACCAGCCTTTATAGCCGTACACAGGCAGATTTTAATCGTGGAAATTTCCGGGTTCAGGGTGATACAGTGGATGTATTCCCGGCTTATGCCGATGTGGCTTACCGTATTATTTTTTGGGGCGATGAGATCGAAACGCTTGAGACCATTGACCCGACAAACGGAAAAAAGATTGGGGAAATGGAGCACATGGCCATTTACCCTGCCAATATTTTTGTTACTTCCAAGGATCGTATGGAATCGGCTATAAGGCAGATCCAGGATGATCTGGTCAAACAGACAAACTTTTTCCGGGATCAGGGGCGCGAGCTGGAAGCCAAGCGGCTGGAAGACCGGGTCAACTATGACCTTGAAATGATTCGCGAGCTGGGGTATTGCCCGGGAATAGAAAACTACTCCCGTTATTTTGACGGCAGAAAGACCGGGGCCAGGCCTTTCTGCCTGCTTGATTATTTTCCTCCTGACTTCTTGATGGTCATTGACGAGAGCCACGTAACCATTCCCCAGGTTCGCGCCATGTATGGTGGTGACTTTTCGCGAAAGCAAAACCTGGTGGAATATGGCTTCAGGCTTCCAGCGGCCCTGGATAACCGTCCTTTAAAATTTGACGAATTTGAAGAGATCATGCATCAGGTGATCTTTGTAAGCGCCACCCCGGCCGAATACGAGCTGCAGAAAAGCGAAGGCGTGGTGGTCGAACAGCTGATCAGGCCCACAGGATTGCTCGAGCCGGTGATTGAAGTGAGGCCAAGCCTGAATCAGATTGATGACCTGCTTGAGGAGATCAGTCTTCGGTCAGATAAGGATGAACGGGTGTTGGTGACGACCTTAACAAAGCGCATGGCGGAAGAACTGACTAAATACCTGACAAGAGCAGGAATTAGCGCCCGTTATATCCACTCGGATGTGGATACCCTGGAAAGGGTTGAAATTCTGCGTGATCTGCGGCTTGGGAATTTTGATGTGCTGATCGGGGTTAACCTCCTTCGCGAAGGGCTCGATCTGCCTGAGGTATCCCTGGTGGCAATCCTCGATGCTGATAAGGAAGGCTTCCTGCGTTCAGAACGCTCGTTGATACAGACCTCCGGAAGGGCAGCCAGGAATATTAACAGCAAGGTGATCATGTATGCAGACAAGATCACCCGGTCTATGCGGATAACCATTGATGAGACTGACCGGAAACGGGAGAAGCAGCTGAAGTACAATCAGGAAAATGATATCACGCCAGCCCAGATTCGCCGGTCGGTAGAATCCATTCATGGCCAGACCTCTGTGGCTGGCATTGGGAAGAATGTTCAGAAGGCATACATTGAAAAGGAAACGACAGATATTGCTGCTGACCCTGTAGTTCGGTTTATGAGCAAGGAACAATTACAAAAGGCTATGATACGCACCAGGAAGGAAATGGAAAAGGCCGCCAAAGCACTTGATTTTATTGAAGCGGCCAAATTCCGTGATGAACTGTTATCACTTGAGAAACTTATGAATGAGAAATTTTATTAA